A window of the Cicer arietinum cultivar CDC Frontier isolate Library 1 chromosome 6, Cicar.CDCFrontier_v2.0, whole genome shotgun sequence genome harbors these coding sequences:
- the LOC101493439 gene encoding uncharacterized protein has translation MEKQMVKETKECESDSKGSIEGLAFEDSPYLKYKDLEDYKCQGYGTQGHQQPKEGRGPGATEAPTLSGANVSSQAQFHAADAVNRKGVP, from the coding sequence atggAGAAGCAAATGGTGAAGGAAACAAAAGAATGTGAATCAGATAGTAAAGGAAGCATAGAAGGGCTTGCATTTGAGGATAGTCCATACCTGAAATACAAAGACTTGGAAGATTATAAATGTCAAGGTTATGGTACACAAGGTCATCAACAACCAAAGGAAGGTCGTGGACCTGGTGCAACTGAGGCACCTACTCTTTCTGGTGCTAATGTTTCCTCTCAAGCACAGTTTCATGCTGCTGATGCTGTTAATCGCAAAGGAGTCCCTTAA